The Marivivens sp. LCG002 genome contains a region encoding:
- the tyrS gene encoding tyrosine--tRNA ligase encodes MTYHPKSEFMAVMMERGFLSDCTDYQGLDEALSKGVVPAYIGYDATAKSLHVGHLLNIMMLRWLQKSGHKPITLMGGGTTKVGDPSFRADERPLLTPAQIDENIEGMNKVFSRYLDYGSGATDAVMLNNAEWLDNLNYLEFLRDIGRHFSVNRMLSFESVKSRLDREQSLSFLEFNYMILQAYDFLELNRRYGCLLQMGGSDQWGNIVNGIDLTRRVLDNEIYGLTSPLLTTSDGKKMGKSQGGAIWLNAEMLSPYEFWQFWRNTTDADVGRFLKLYTELPVEECERLGALEGSQINEAKIVLANEVTTLLHGAEAAADAEKTAREVFEKGGVGDDLPTLSLDAAEVAEGISLAQLVVRSGLAKTGKDGKRLISEGGLKVNDETCTDAGRMFAAADFAEAIKLSAGKKRHALVKLG; translated from the coding sequence ATGACCTACCATCCCAAATCCGAATTCATGGCAGTTATGATGGAACGCGGGTTCCTTTCGGACTGCACGGATTATCAAGGCCTCGACGAGGCACTGAGCAAGGGCGTGGTTCCGGCCTATATCGGCTACGACGCGACGGCGAAATCGCTGCACGTCGGCCACCTGCTCAACATCATGATGCTGCGCTGGCTGCAAAAGAGCGGTCACAAGCCGATCACGCTGATGGGCGGCGGCACCACAAAGGTAGGTGATCCGTCCTTTCGCGCAGACGAGCGCCCGCTGCTGACCCCCGCGCAGATCGACGAAAACATCGAGGGTATGAACAAGGTCTTCTCCCGCTACCTCGACTATGGCTCGGGTGCGACAGACGCCGTGATGCTCAACAACGCCGAATGGCTCGACAATCTTAATTACCTCGAGTTCCTGCGTGACATCGGTCGTCATTTCAGCGTCAACCGCATGCTGTCCTTCGAGTCCGTGAAATCCCGCCTTGATCGGGAACAGTCGCTCTCGTTCCTCGAGTTCAACTACATGATCCTTCAGGCCTATGACTTCCTCGAGTTGAACCGCCGTTACGGCTGTCTGCTCCAGATGGGCGGCTCGGACCAGTGGGGCAACATCGTCAACGGGATCGACCTGACGCGCCGTGTGCTCGACAACGAGATTTACGGCCTTACCTCGCCGTTGCTCACGACCTCGGACGGAAAGAAGATGGGCAAGAGCCAAGGCGGCGCAATCTGGCTCAACGCAGAAATGCTGAGCCCCTACGAGTTCTGGCAGTTCTGGCGCAACACCACCGATGCGGACGTTGGCCGCTTCCTCAAGCTCTATACCGAGCTTCCTGTCGAAGAATGCGAACGCCTCGGTGCGCTCGAAGGCTCGCAGATCAACGAGGCCAAGATCGTGCTCGCCAACGAAGTCACCACCCTCTTGCACGGGGCCGAAGCCGCGGCGGATGCCGAGAAAACCGCGCGCGAGGTCTTTGAAAAAGGCGGTGTGGGCGATGATCTCCCCACCCTCTCGCTCGATGCTGCAGAAGTGGCCGAGGGCATTTCTCTTGCGCAACTCGTTGTGCGCTCGGGTCTGGCCAAGACCGGCAAGGACGGGAAGCGTCTGATCTCCGAAGGCGGGCTCAAGGTCAATGACGAGACCTGCACCGATGCGGGCCGTATGTTTGCAGCAGCCGATTTTGCCGAGGCGATCAAGCTTTCGGCCGGCAAAAAGCGCCACGCGCTCGTCAAACTCGGCTAA
- a CDS encoding anhydro-N-acetylmuramic acid kinase, translating to MLKANIVKALGAMSGTSLDGVDAAVVFTDGERIEAFGEFDYRAYSEAERETLRAALGHWEGAALDLAAEVVENLHAEVLAGFEDIEIVGFHGQTVAHDPKGRGTLQIGNGALLAEVLETPVVWDFRSTDVRFGGEGAPLAPFFHFALAKFIKADAPIAFLNLGGVGNITFVDPRFDRPDEEGALLAFDTGPANAPINDLVSLRLGIDCDAGGALASRGEVISDIVDRFLEHPFFYRVPPKSLDRDAFAALKEDVAALTTEDAAATLTACAAMSVVKAMEFCPELPTKVLVTGGGRHNATLMKMLETALDCPVAPVEDHGLNGDMLEAQAFAFLAVRVARGLTTSCPSTTGVAAPVGGGEVSRPVLGGGIATTAMLANR from the coding sequence ATGTTGAAGGCCAATATCGTAAAGGCGCTCGGAGCGATGTCGGGAACCTCGCTCGACGGGGTTGATGCCGCCGTTGTTTTCACCGATGGCGAGCGGATCGAAGCCTTTGGCGAATTCGATTATCGCGCCTATTCCGAGGCCGAGCGCGAAACGCTTCGCGCGGCCTTGGGCCACTGGGAAGGGGCGGCTCTCGATCTGGCCGCCGAAGTGGTCGAAAACCTCCATGCCGAGGTTCTCGCGGGCTTTGAGGATATCGAGATTGTCGGCTTTCACGGTCAGACCGTGGCACATGACCCCAAGGGACGCGGCACGCTCCAGATCGGGAACGGTGCACTTTTGGCCGAAGTTCTTGAAACACCCGTGGTCTGGGATTTCCGCTCGACCGACGTGCGTTTCGGCGGCGAAGGCGCGCCGCTTGCGCCGTTTTTCCATTTCGCCTTGGCCAAATTCATCAAAGCGGACGCACCTATCGCCTTTTTGAACCTTGGCGGTGTGGGCAATATCACCTTTGTCGATCCCCGCTTCGATCGTCCCGACGAAGAGGGCGCCTTGCTCGCTTTCGACACAGGTCCCGCGAATGCGCCGATCAATGATCTGGTCTCCTTGCGTTTGGGGATCGACTGCGATGCGGGCGGGGCGCTTGCCAGCCGAGGCGAGGTTATCTCCGACATCGTCGACAGGTTTCTGGAGCACCCGTTCTTTTACCGTGTGCCGCCCAAGTCGCTCGATCGTGACGCTTTTGCCGCGTTGAAAGAGGATGTGGCCGCTTTGACGACCGAGGATGCGGCGGCGACACTGACGGCCTGTGCCGCGATGAGTGTGGTCAAAGCGATGGAGTTTTGTCCGGAACTGCCGACCAAAGTTCTTGTGACGGGCGGGGGGCGTCATAATGCGACCCTGATGAAAATGCTGGAAACGGCGCTCGACTGTCCTGTTGCACCGGTCGAGGACCATGGTCTCAACGGTGATATGCTCGAAGCGCAGGCTTTTGCCTTTCTCGCGGTCCGTGTGGCGCGGGGACTGACGACCTCTTGCCCCTCCACAACGGGTGTCGCGGCGCCCGTGGGCGGCGGTGAAGTGAGCAGACCCGTCCTAGGCGGCGGGATTGCGACGACTGCGATGCTTGCGAACCGCTGA
- a CDS encoding DUF1697 domain-containing protein, translated as MTNYVCLLRAVNVGGTGKMPMKEACAALQAAGLTSVKSYIASGNIVFVGQGDVTALVEETLSQLVGATVEALCFDEARYLAAIAGNPFTFEAGNQLHGFFCWDEPEVDWGLVEELRSDTENFAQVGRMLWLHAPDGIGRSKLAEKLAKVTGKTKMTARNMNTILKLKEMLDAM; from the coding sequence ATGACCAATTACGTATGCCTTTTACGCGCCGTGAATGTCGGCGGCACCGGTAAAATGCCGATGAAGGAGGCCTGCGCCGCCTTGCAAGCGGCGGGGCTGACTTCGGTGAAAAGCTATATCGCGTCAGGCAACATCGTTTTTGTGGGGCAAGGCGATGTCACAGCGCTGGTCGAGGAAACGCTGTCGCAGTTGGTCGGCGCAACGGTCGAGGCGCTTTGCTTTGACGAGGCAAGGTATCTCGCGGCGATTGCGGGCAATCCTTTCACGTTCGAGGCTGGAAACCAGCTCCACGGCTTCTTTTGCTGGGACGAACCCGAGGTCGATTGGGGGTTGGTCGAGGAGCTTAGGTCGGACACTGAAAACTTTGCCCAAGTCGGCCGGATGCTCTGGCTGCATGCGCCCGATGGAATAGGCCGTTCCAAGCTGGCCGAGAAGCTTGCCAAGGTGACGGGCAAGACCAAAATGACCGCCCGCAACATGAACACCATCCTCAAGCTCAAGGAAATGCTGGACGCGATGTAA